The nucleotide sequence CAGCGCGGCGAACGCGGCGTCGACCATCTCGCCCGTCCCGGCGACGATGTCCGCCATCTCCTCGTCGTCCGGCGCGAGGCCAGCCAGCCGCCCGATCCGCATGATGCTGACGTGGTAGACGACCTGGACGCCCGGTTCCCGCTCCCAGACGACGACGTTGCACGGGAACAGCGCGCCCATCCGGCCGTCGCTGGCGTCGAGGACGCGGTCCGCCATCGCGGGGTTGCACGCCCCGAGCACGTAGTATGGGTCCCGGTCGGCGTCCACCTTCTCGTTGAGGAGGTCCGACGGCGAGAACTCGACGGGGACGCCGAACCCCGCCGCCTCGAACGTCTCCCGGACGTGTTCGACGGCCGCCTCGTGCTCCATCTCCAGGGTCGCTCGCTTCTCCCCGACGTCCGACGCGTCGAGCGTCGAGGGATCGATCGGAAGGGACATGCCCGTAGCAACGGGCGCCGTCGGAATAAATGCGCCCGTCGCTCTCCCGTGGGCTGCGGACCGGGCGGTCGCCGTTACGGTGTCGACGAACGCCGCCGTGACGGACACGTTTATTTTGGAGATGGGATTATCCCCTCGCATGGAGACGGTCCGCGTCCTCGACGTCGGCGTCGGCGTCGCGGACGCCGTCTCGGATCGCTGGGTCGACGCCGTCCCCGTCGCCACGCTAACGGCCGCCCTCGACGGAGTCGGCGCCGGCGCCGACGTCGACGGCGTCGTGACCGCCCTCGACCTCCCGGACGGCGACGGGGTGGCGCTGACCCGCGCCGTCCGCGAACGGGACCCGTCGCTTCCCGTCGTCGTGGTCGCCGACACGGGGAGCGAGGCGGCCGCGAGCGACGCCATCGCCGCCGGCGTGACCGACTACGTCCCGCGGTCGGCGGACGCCGACCTCGGCGCCCGCATCGCCGCGGCCGTCCGGGACGCCCCCGAGCGGGCGACCCGCCGGCCGGGTGCACTCCGGGCGTTCCCCGACGCGTGGTTCGTCGTCGACGCGGCGGGGCGGGTATCGGACGCGCGGGCGGGCCACGACGCGGCGGCCGTCCTCCCCGACGACCCGACGGCGATGTGTGGCCGGGCCCTCGCGGACGTCTTTCCGGCATCGGCCGCCGAGACGCTCGACGCGGCGACGACGTGTGTCCTGCAGACGGGCGAGGTGCGCACCGTCGAGTACCGCCTGCCCACGTCGTCCGGCGACGAGTGGGTCGAGGCGCGCGTCGCCACGGCCGACGGGACGCGCGCCGCCGTCGCCGCCCGCCCGATCACCGAGCGAAAGCGTGAACTGGACGAACTCCGCCGCAAGCAGGCACACCTCTCGCAGGCACAGGAGGTGGCCCGGATCGGAAGCTGGTACCGACATTTCCCGTCCGAGGAGCTCTGGTGGTCGGACATCGTCTACGACATCTTCGGCCGGTCCCGCGAGGAGACGCCGACCCACGAGACGGTCCTGTCCTCTGTCCACCCGGACGACCGGGACCACGTTGAGGACCGCTGGAACGCCGCGCTGGCGGGTGAGCCCTACGACATCGAACACCGGATCCTCGTCGACGGGGAGACACGCTGGGTCCGCGAGCGGGCCGAGCTCTCCTTTTCCGACGACGGCGACCCGGTCGATGCCCTCGGCGTCGTCCACGACGTCACCGACCGCAAGGAGTACGAGCGGCGACTGGAGACGACGAACGAACGCCTGGACGTGCTCCATCGCGTCGCGCGTCACGACATCCGCAACCGGATGAACGTCGTCCTGGGCTGTGCGTCGGAGCTTCGGTACGTCCTCGACGCCGACCCGGCGACGTCGCGGATGCTCGACCGCATCGAGGAGGCGGCCCGTGAACTCCTCGAAATCAGCACACAGCTCCGGGACGCCGACCG is from Haloplanus salinarum and encodes:
- a CDS encoding PAS domain-containing protein; translation: METVRVLDVGVGVADAVSDRWVDAVPVATLTAALDGVGAGADVDGVVTALDLPDGDGVALTRAVRERDPSLPVVVVADTGSEAAASDAIAAGVTDYVPRSADADLGARIAAAVRDAPERATRRPGALRAFPDAWFVVDAAGRVSDARAGHDAAAVLPDDPTAMCGRALADVFPASAAETLDAATTCVLQTGEVRTVEYRLPTSSGDEWVEARVATADGTRAAVAARPITERKRELDELRRKQAHLSQAQEVARIGSWYRHFPSEELWWSDIVYDIFGRSREETPTHETVLSSVHPDDRDHVEDRWNAALAGEPYDIEHRILVDGETRWVRERAELSFSDDGDPVDALGVVHDVTDRKEYERRLETTNERLDVLHRVARHDIRNRMNVVLGCASELRYVLDADPATSRMLDRIEEAARELLEISTQLRDADRVVASDADREPIDVASLARDLAAEFAGEDPTVEWYTAIPDSLPVRATPALAVAIMNVFENAVEHNEGDPRRVAVVVSERDDDRVEVRVVDDGPGLPAVERELLVGDREPTQVAHSSGLGLWITRWIVGNAGGSLDVHDGRNGGTVVTIDLPPETP
- a CDS encoding DUF302 domain-containing protein, with translation MSLPIDPSTLDASDVGEKRATLEMEHEAAVEHVRETFEAAGFGVPVEFSPSDLLNEKVDADRDPYYVLGACNPAMADRVLDASDGRMGALFPCNVVVWEREPGVQVVYHVSIMRIGRLAGLAPDDEEMADIVAGTGEMVDAAFAAL